From Gopherus flavomarginatus isolate rGopFla2 chromosome 7, rGopFla2.mat.asm, whole genome shotgun sequence, the proteins below share one genomic window:
- the CBY3 gene encoding protein chibby homolog 3, with amino-acid sequence MNTIANIIQELRDYWADHFSRRFLPKRPPLRRINSISTFYLLDYRTRQAELGLDYGPPRAQLSDAKFVFQDGKWQGESGLSHRPPLLQLFSSHDREQSCKVMKKENKALLEENNYLKLQLELLMDMLTETTARLHMEEKKMDIPTWHTKIKKPNKVLMLKS; translated from the coding sequence ATGAATACCATCGCTAACATAATACAGGAGCTGCGTGACTATTGGGCAGACCATTTCTCACGCAGATTTCTACCTAAGAGGCCTCCCCTTCGCCGAATCAACTCCATTTCCACTTTCTACCTCCTGGACTACAGAACCCGGCAGGCTGAACTGGGTTTGGATTACGGTCCTCCGCGGGCTCAGCTGAGTGATGCCAAGTTTGTCTTCCAGGATGGCAAATGGCAAGGTGAGAGTGGCCTCTCTCATCGGCCACCACTGCTACAGTTATTCTCCTCCCATGACCGGGAGCAGTCCTGTAAGGTAATGAAGAAGGAGAACAAGGCTCTCCTGGAGGAGAACAATTACCTGAAGCTGCAGCTCGAGCTGCTGATGGACATGCTGACAGAAACCACAGCCAGACTGCACATGGAGGAGAAAAAGATGGACATCCCCACATGGCACACCAAGATCAAGAAGCCAAATAAGGTGTTGATGCTTAAGTCCTAG